From Rutidosis leptorrhynchoides isolate AG116_Rl617_1_P2 chromosome 3, CSIRO_AGI_Rlap_v1, whole genome shotgun sequence, a single genomic window includes:
- the LOC139900427 gene encoding probable serine/threonine-protein kinase PBL28 has protein sequence MKNLVRDFEYDKCKSTLSMSSLTKKIPLEEILEATNNFAKKNIIGKGGFGNVYKGKITRSGKSIKIAARRLGRNQWQGDVEFWTEIFMLSTLSYPNIVELIGYCDEKDEKFIIYRACSNGSLVRYLSDPTTLSWFHRLYLSFYLADAIVYIHGDLGAGYYIIHGNINSSTIILDCHLYHPRLSGFEHSIKRSVDRKDQVYIGDVIGTHGYMDPAIETSKGVTHKTDIYSLGVVLFELLCGRKAFEDNKLLAPLAKKHYENGTLREIIHPDLWNQMDPESFKLFSKAAYSCLHEDPTQRPDASQICDKLLKAKIIHEKLVDYKEDMDYVDAIQNLFMADKEVKKSGFAVSGNGGTTMSSMHNMTDEAFLAFDSMMTSMVVSRLRSISLILVISRVRLL, from the exons ATGAAAAATCTCGTGCGTGATTTTGAGTATGATAAATGCAAGTCAACTCTCTCTATG AGTTCACTGACAAAAAAAATCCCACTTGAAGAAATACTAGAAGCCACAAACAACTTCGCTAAAaaaaatatcatcgggaaaggtggtTTTGGAAATGTCTATAAAGGTAAAATCACTCGCTCGGGTAAGTCTATAAAAATTGCTGCTCGAAGGTTAGGTCGTAACCAATGGCAAGGAGACGTTGAGTTCTGGACCGAGATTTTCATGCTTTCTACTCTCAGTTATCCAAATATTGTCGAGCTAATTGGTTATTGTGATGAAAAAGATGAAAAGTTCATCATATATCGCGCATGTTCCAATGGAAGTCTTGTGAGGTATCTAAGCGACCCTACTACCTTGAGTTGGTTTCACAGACTGTATTTATCTTTTTATCTAGCAGATGCAATAGTTTATATCCATGGTGATTTAGGTGCGGGCTATTATATAATACATGGTAATATTAACAGCTCCACAATTATATTGGATTGTCATTTATACCATCCAAGGCTATCTGGATTTGAACATTCAATCAAACGTTCAGTAGACCGAAAGGACCAAGTTTACATTGGCGATGTTATTGGTACACATGGGTATATGGACCCAGCCATTGAAACTAGTAAAGGTGTGACCCACAAGACGGATATATACTCGTTGGGTGTTGTTTTATTTGAATTGTTGTGTGGGAGAAAAGCATTTGAAGATAATAAGTTGCTTGCTCCATTGGCAAAAAAACATTATGAAAATGGAACCTTAAGAGAAATAATACATCCTGATTTGTGGAATCAAATGGATCCGGAATCATTCAAGTTGTTCTCAAAAGCAGCGTACTCTTGTTTACACGAGGATCCAACTCAACGTCCAGATGCGAGTCAAATTTGTGATAAACTTCTTAAAGCAAAGATTATACACGAAAAG CTTGTTGATTACAAAGAAGATATGGACTACGTGGATGCCATTCAAAATCTGTTTATGGCAGACAAGGAAGTCAAGAAGAGTGGCTTTGCGGTCTCGGGAAATGGAGGTACTACAATGTCGTCAATGCATAACATGACCGACGAGGCCTTCTTAGCTTTTGACAGTATGATGACGAGTATGGTTGTGAGCCGGTTACGGTCAATCTCATTAATTCTAGTGATCTCCCGCGTACGCCTGTTATAA
- the LOC139902508 gene encoding ATP synthase subunit beta, mitochondrial-like gives MSSRRLLATLLRSSVHRSPSRSPFTHATRSATRTRSQPKSNPTGYFLNRAVNYATSAGAAPSQPPATPASGSHDGKITDEFTGAGSIGQVCQVIGAVVDVRFSEGLPPILTALEVLDNSIRLVLEVAQHLGENMVRTIAMDGTEGLVRGQRVLNTGSPITVPVGRATLGRIINVIGEPIDHRGDIKTDHYLPIHREAPAFVEQATEQQILVTGIKVVDLLAPYQRGGKIGLFGGAGVGKTVLIMELINNVAKAHGGFSVFAGVGERTREGNDLYREMMESGVIKLGDKQSESKCALVYGQMNEPPGARARVGLTGLTVAEHFRDAEGQDVLLFIDNIFRFTQANSEVSALLGRIPSAVGYQPTLATDLGGLQERITTTKKGSITSVQAIYVPADDLTDPAPATTFAHLDATTVLSRQISELGIYPAVDPLDSTSRMLSPHILGEEHYNTARGVQKVLQNYKNLQDIIAILGMDELSEDDKLTVARARKIQRFLSQPFHVAEVFTGAPGKYVELKESIGSFQGVLDGKYDDLSEQSFYMVGGIDEVIAKAEKIAKDNA, from the exons ATGTCTTCCCGGCGGCTACTCGCCACCCTCCTCCGTTCTTCCGTCCATCGATCTCCATCCAGATCTCCTTTCACACACGCCACCAGATCTGCTACACGCACACGATCACAACCTAAATCTAACCCTACCGGATACTTCCTAAACCGTGCAGTCAACTACGCCACATCCGCCGGTGCAGCTCCATCTCAACCACCGGCAACTCCTGCTTCTGGATCTCATGATGGAAAGATCACCGATGAGTTCACCGGCGCTGGTTCAATCGGTCAAGTGTGTCAGGTTATTGGTGCTGTTGTTGATGTTAGGTTTAGTGAAGGATTACCTCCGATCCTTACTGCTTTAGAGGTTTTGGATAACTCGATTAGATTAGTTTTGGAGGTCGCACAGCATTTGGGAGAGAATATGGTTAGGACTATTGCTATGGATGGTACTGAAGGACTTGTTAGAGGTCAACGTGTTCTCAACACCGGATCTCCTATCACT GTACCTGTTGGCAGAGCTACTCTTGGCCGTATCATCAATGTTATTGGAGAGCCTATCGATCATAGAGGCGATATCA AAACCGATCACTATCTACCAATTCATAGAGAAGCACCAGCTTTTGTTGAGCAGGCAACTGAACAACAGATCCTTGTAACGGGTATTAAG GTTGTCGATCTTCTTGCACCATATCAAAGGGGAGGAAAGATTGGTTTGTTTGGTGGTGCTGGTGTTGGAAAAACTGTGCTGATCATGGAGCTTATTAACAACGTTGCCAAGGCCCATG GTGGTTTCTCTGTTTTTGCTGGTGTTGGAGAACGTACCCGCGAGGGTAACGATCTGTACAGAGAAATGATGGAGAGTGGTGTCATCAAGCTAGGTGACAAGCAG AGTGAGAGCAAGTGTGCTCTTGTGTACGGTCAAATGAATGAACCCCCAGGTGCCCGTGCTCGTGTCGGGCTAACCGGCTTAACCGTGGCTGAACATTTCAGAGATGCTGAAGGTCAAGATGTGCTCTTGTTTATTGACAACATTTTCCGTTTCACTCAG GCTAACTCTGAGGTGTCTGCTTTGCTTGGTCGTATTCCATCTGCTGTCGGTTACCAACCAACTTTGGCTACCGATCTTGGAGGCCTTCAAGAACGTATCACAACAACTAAGAAGGGTTCCATTACTTCGGTTCAAGCCATTTATGTGCCCGCTGATGATTTGACCGATCCTGCTCCCGCCACAACTTTTGCTCACTTGGATGCCACAACCGTTTTATCTCGACAG ATTTCTGAACTTGGTATTTATCCTGCTGTGGATCCTCTTGATTCTACATCTCGTATGCTTTCACCTCATATTTTGGGAGAGGAGCACTACAACACAGCTCGTGGTGTACAAAAAGTTCTTCAGAACTACAAAAATCTTCAAGATATTATCGCCATTCTTGGTATGGATGAACTTAGTGAAGACGATAAGTTGACTGTTGCCCGTGCTCGCAAGATTCAAAGGTTTTTGAGTCAGCCCTTCCATGTTGCTGAAGTTTTCACTGGTGCCCCTGGTAAATATGTTGAGTTGAAGGAAAGCATTGGTAGTTTCCAG GGAGTGTTGGATGGGAAGTATGATGACTTATCAGAACAATCGTTTTACATGGTTGGTGGAATTGATGAGGTCATTGCTAAGGCTGAGAAGATCGCCAAGGACAACGCCTAG